Proteins from a single region of Runella sp. SP2:
- a CDS encoding TraB/GumN family protein, which translates to MTKTATLRVKLLILNRFFVFLLILSSVSAFAQEKSLLWEVSGNGLAKPSYVYGTIHMICPKDYLMTDSTKSVFGRAEQVYLELDMDDPTIMTKMMQTSMLTNGKKLKDYLSEDDYAVLDNYFKERLKMSLAMYNGLKPFTVMSMIYMTFLDCQPQSYELMFTQMATNAKKELLGLETVEFQMGVFDQIPYEKQAALLVDMVRKKEESSKEFEKMVALYKAQDLEALVKLMDDSNWDFNGYEDILLANRNANWIPIMEKAMQAKSSFFAVGAGHLGGEKGVLSLLKKKGYSVKPIL; encoded by the coding sequence ATGACAAAAACCGCTACTCTCCGAGTAAAACTGCTCATTTTGAACCGCTTCTTTGTCTTTTTACTTATCCTTAGCAGCGTTTCGGCCTTCGCTCAAGAAAAATCGTTGCTTTGGGAAGTGTCAGGAAATGGGCTTGCCAAACCGTCCTATGTTTACGGAACTATTCACATGATTTGCCCCAAAGATTACCTGATGACCGACTCAACCAAATCGGTCTTTGGGCGTGCCGAGCAAGTTTATCTTGAATTGGACATGGATGACCCAACGATAATGACCAAGATGATGCAAACCTCTATGCTGACCAACGGTAAAAAACTTAAAGACTATCTGTCGGAAGACGACTATGCTGTTTTGGACAATTATTTTAAAGAACGCCTCAAAATGAGTCTTGCCATGTACAACGGTCTGAAGCCTTTCACGGTTATGTCCATGATTTACATGACTTTCCTCGATTGCCAGCCTCAATCCTATGAATTGATGTTTACCCAAATGGCCACAAACGCAAAAAAAGAGTTGTTAGGCTTAGAAACTGTTGAATTTCAAATGGGTGTTTTTGACCAAATTCCGTACGAAAAACAAGCGGCCTTGCTCGTGGACATGGTTCGTAAAAAAGAAGAGTCTTCCAAAGAGTTTGAGAAAATGGTGGCCTTGTACAAAGCCCAAGACCTAGAAGCGCTCGTCAAGCTGATGGACGATAGCAACTGGGATTTCAACGGGTACGAGGACATTTTACTCGCCAATCGGAATGCCAACTGGATTCCAATTATGGAGAAAGCCATGCAGGCAAAATCATCATTTTTTGCCGTAGGTGCAGGGCATCTTGGTGGCGAAAAAGGTGTTTTGAGTTTACTTAAAAAGAAAGGATATTCGGTAAAACCAATTTTATAA
- a CDS encoding family 16 glycoside hydrolase, whose amino-acid sequence MKKLLSFMLMVVSFQGIAQKNKTVSSPKLTDNSNLLVPERWDFQAGKVTFLEYKGKKAMKIGSLSGQVVLKDLLFKDGTIEFDIEPHPAEFASSVYFHRKDAKEQEIVYLRVPRIGSKLANQGIQYAPYFDGVNMWDIYPQYQAPAMAKTGEWNHMKLVISGKQMKVYVNDMVNTVLEVPKLEGTMAEGSIAFEGEGYITNLQIKPNETEGLASYEGTDMTKHDGQYLRKWAISTPVLFPKGNETFAENLPDAEDFLESIDAETAGLLNLTRRFGATPQRKLVWLKTTITASEPNFTNLQIGFNDEIWVYLNNEMVLVDKNLFPQVGMRKIPGGRLAITNTVAKLNLKKGENELLIAVANDFYGWGLMARLENVDKVERIDEVATILNLAEEIKKTPLEPYVGVYTQPGSDYKLTFVQKDKKLVAKVINSDVEFKMKYIGNHTFSIPKAFATVQFKPTENKLSFKQGVDVKEFVKE is encoded by the coding sequence ATGAAAAAATTACTTTCGTTTATGTTGATGGTCGTGTCTTTCCAAGGGATTGCCCAAAAAAACAAGACCGTTTCTTCCCCAAAATTAACAGATAATTCAAATCTACTCGTACCCGAACGATGGGATTTTCAGGCGGGGAAAGTGACATTTTTAGAGTATAAAGGTAAAAAAGCTATGAAAATTGGTTCATTGTCAGGTCAGGTTGTATTAAAAGATTTGCTCTTTAAAGACGGAACGATTGAATTTGACATAGAACCCCATCCTGCCGAGTTTGCGTCGTCGGTCTATTTTCACCGAAAAGATGCCAAAGAACAAGAAATTGTTTATCTGCGTGTGCCCCGAATCGGGAGTAAACTGGCCAATCAAGGCATACAGTACGCGCCTTATTTTGATGGGGTCAATATGTGGGATATTTATCCGCAGTACCAAGCCCCTGCCATGGCCAAAACGGGGGAGTGGAATCACATGAAATTAGTCATTTCGGGTAAACAAATGAAGGTCTATGTGAATGATATGGTCAACACGGTATTGGAAGTTCCGAAATTGGAAGGAACAATGGCCGAAGGTAGCATCGCTTTTGAGGGGGAAGGGTACATCACAAATCTCCAAATTAAGCCCAACGAAACCGAAGGACTCGCCAGCTATGAAGGAACCGATATGACCAAACATGACGGGCAGTATCTCCGTAAATGGGCAATTTCGACGCCTGTTTTGTTTCCTAAAGGCAACGAAACGTTTGCCGAAAACTTACCAGATGCGGAAGATTTTTTGGAAAGTATAGACGCTGAAACGGCTGGCTTGCTTAACCTAACCCGACGCTTTGGTGCTACGCCACAGCGGAAACTTGTTTGGCTTAAAACGACAATAACGGCTTCAGAACCTAACTTCACAAATTTGCAGATTGGCTTTAACGACGAAATCTGGGTGTATCTCAACAATGAAATGGTGTTGGTTGACAAAAACCTGTTTCCCCAAGTAGGAATGCGGAAAATCCCAGGTGGCCGACTTGCAATTACCAATACAGTGGCCAAGCTCAATCTTAAAAAAGGCGAAAATGAGCTTCTCATCGCAGTGGCTAACGATTTTTATGGCTGGGGACTCATGGCACGGCTCGAAAATGTAGATAAAGTTGAGCGAATTGACGAGGTGGCCACTATCCTTAATTTAGCGGAAGAAATTAAAAAAACGCCACTTGAACCCTACGTGGGGGTGTACACCCAACCTGGAAGTGATTATAAACTGACATTCGTTCAAAAAGACAAAAAGCTTGTAGCAAAGGTGATTAATTCGGATGTTGAGTTTAAGATGAAATACATTGGAAATCATACTTTTAGTATTCCAAAAGCCTTTGCGACGGTGCAGTTTAAGCCAACTGAAAACAAACTGAGTTTTAAACAGGGCGTGGACGTGAAAGAGTTTGTAAAAGAGTAA
- a CDS encoding PepSY domain-containing protein codes for MSKAKVSKFKKITGQIHLWGGLVSGIVVLVVSLTGCLFVFEDEIRSITQKNERFVEPQNKEKVAFERIAAVVAKEFPKKQIEQVRVFSDPSRSMIVKLIDEKHEKQKKGKGSKDEKEPKKEAYAFNPYTGQLLSKHDLEHDFMHAVEDMHKTLFLGETGKWMIKTNVVVFLVMLLSGLYLWWPRKKNQLKMAFNLQLKGKFQIVNYSLHNTLGFYFLLPLMLITLTGIWWAIKPVQNLTYAALGQKMKEPKKLTSTIQQGIKFSPDDALASVATRYAGWNEAHINFAKNAKEPVKVNLKYPYEIYKKSNVFEFDQYSGKILKQELFADYKAADKLKHANRDLHTGQNFGIIGKLLAFFASLFAASLPITGFLIWYQRTYKTKPSAKRAMTQQLPINRPVPIRRPAMKPVS; via the coding sequence ATGTCAAAAGCAAAAGTGTCGAAATTCAAAAAAATCACAGGGCAGATTCACCTTTGGGGTGGTTTGGTGAGTGGTATCGTCGTGTTGGTTGTTTCCCTCACGGGTTGCCTATTTGTTTTTGAGGACGAAATTAGAAGCATTACCCAAAAAAACGAGCGATTTGTTGAACCTCAAAATAAAGAGAAGGTTGCATTTGAACGCATTGCGGCAGTTGTAGCGAAAGAGTTTCCCAAAAAACAAATCGAACAAGTACGGGTATTTTCGGATCCTTCGCGTTCGATGATTGTCAAGTTGATTGATGAAAAACACGAAAAACAAAAAAAGGGAAAAGGCTCTAAAGACGAAAAAGAGCCTAAAAAAGAAGCCTATGCTTTTAACCCCTATACGGGTCAGTTATTGAGCAAACACGATTTAGAGCATGATTTTATGCACGCCGTGGAAGACATGCACAAAACACTTTTTTTGGGCGAAACAGGCAAATGGATGATCAAAACGAACGTAGTCGTGTTTTTGGTGATGTTGCTTTCGGGCTTGTATTTGTGGTGGCCTCGCAAGAAAAACCAACTTAAAATGGCCTTCAATCTCCAACTAAAAGGCAAGTTTCAGATCGTTAATTACAGCCTTCACAACACGCTTGGATTTTATTTCTTATTGCCTCTGATGCTCATCACGCTGACAGGAATCTGGTGGGCTATCAAGCCCGTTCAAAACCTAACGTATGCGGCATTGGGACAAAAAATGAAAGAACCTAAGAAATTGACCTCTACCATTCAGCAAGGAATCAAATTCAGTCCTGATGATGCCCTTGCTAGTGTCGCTACCCGATACGCTGGCTGGAACGAAGCGCACATCAACTTTGCCAAAAATGCCAAAGAACCCGTGAAAGTAAACCTCAAGTATCCATACGAGATTTACAAAAAAAGCAATGTCTTTGAATTTGACCAATACTCAGGAAAGATATTAAAACAAGAACTCTTTGCGGACTATAAAGCCGCCGACAAACTCAAACACGCCAATCGGGATTTACACACGGGGCAGAATTTTGGAATTATCGGCAAGTTACTCGCCTTTTTTGCCAGTTTATTCGCCGCAAGTTTACCAATTACGGGTTTTTTGATTTGGTACCAACGTACCTATAAAACTAAGCCATCGGCCAAACGCGCCATGACCCAACAACTACCTATTAACAGGCCCGTCCCAATCAGACGCCCAGCGATGAAACCTGTGTCTTAA
- a CDS encoding NAD(P)/FAD-dependent oxidoreductase, whose amino-acid sequence MSSQIHDVIIIGGSFAGLSAAMGLGRALRNVLIIDNQLPCNRQTPHSHNFLTQDGEPPLRILEKARQQVLSYSTIEWKIGTAVQAHKSEAGFEVVLQSGESYGAKKLLFATGIKDNLETFKGLSSCWGISVIHCPYCHGFEVKNTLTAVIGNGDEGFEYVKMISNWSKDLTLCTNGPSTLSQEQRLKLAKNGINVVESEINEFLHQDGHIEHLLFKNQEKLPVKAVYHRPSFEQHTDLPAQLGCELTPQGYIQVNEMQQTSQPGILAAGDNTSPFRSVANAVAKGSMAAAVLNRELIEESF is encoded by the coding sequence ATGTCATCCCAAATACACGACGTCATCATCATCGGTGGTAGTTTTGCAGGTCTTTCGGCGGCGATGGGCCTTGGGCGTGCGCTACGAAATGTACTTATCATTGATAATCAATTGCCTTGCAATCGCCAAACACCTCATTCTCACAACTTTCTGACTCAAGATGGAGAGCCACCCCTCCGTATTTTAGAAAAAGCACGTCAACAAGTACTTTCCTATTCTACCATCGAATGGAAAATAGGCACTGCCGTTCAAGCCCATAAAAGTGAAGCTGGGTTCGAAGTAGTTCTTCAAAGTGGCGAAAGCTACGGGGCTAAAAAACTCTTGTTTGCCACGGGCATCAAAGATAACTTGGAGACATTCAAAGGACTTTCATCTTGTTGGGGTATTTCGGTCATTCATTGCCCCTATTGCCACGGGTTTGAGGTAAAAAATACCCTAACGGCCGTCATTGGAAACGGAGACGAAGGTTTTGAATACGTAAAAATGATTTCTAATTGGAGCAAAGATTTGACACTTTGTACAAACGGCCCGTCAACCTTGAGTCAAGAACAACGATTGAAATTAGCCAAAAATGGAATTAATGTCGTTGAAAGTGAAATCAACGAGTTTCTGCATCAGGATGGGCACATTGAGCATCTTTTATTCAAAAACCAAGAAAAACTACCAGTAAAGGCCGTTTATCATCGTCCCTCGTTTGAACAGCACACTGACCTCCCTGCCCAACTTGGCTGCGAACTGACCCCACAAGGGTATATTCAAGTCAATGAAATGCAGCAAACCAGTCAGCCTGGCATACTGGCCGCTGGCGACAACACCTCCCCTTTCCGTTCGGTGGCCAATGCCGTCGCCAAAGGCTCGATGGCAGCGGCGGTTTTGAATCGAGAACTCATTGAGGAGTCGTTCTAA
- a CDS encoding outer membrane beta-barrel family protein, protein MKTFSSFIAAFVLLCSSVIAQSPSKGKITGDVKESATKPLPFATVLLLNAKDSTLAKGAISSESGTYEFENISLGRYLISATMVGFQKSFSAPFELKEGQLSLKVPSLIVAENTQTLQEVKVVSKKPFVEQQVDRMVVNVENNIGSAGGTALEVLEKAPGVTIDRQNDRLQFKGRQGVMVMIDGKLQQISMQDLMNMLQSMPSDNVEKIELISNPPAKYDAAGNTGLINIVLKKNKNFGTNGNYTLGAGYGRYEKLNGSLGLNYRNAKYNAFGNVSVFHGRFQNTQDIDRTIAFQDQVTYMDQNSPRVGNPQNVSFRGGVDFFVTKKTTIGVLATGFLNQFKMNGVSKTDFRDKNQTLTSRFETDTYNHNRLDNYTANVNLKHDLGQGRELTADADYSIFNGNSGNDLRTTYFSPSDEITSKDVFRNIMPSNIQIAGAKIDYIHPLKKGKIETGAKSSFVNTDNDMRFETQVDNVWTLDPTRSNQFIYKENINAAYLNYSTSLNKKTQVQLGFRAEHTHSQGNSVTLNNVVDRNYVNLFPSVFVSRSLDTNNVLNVSYSRRIDRPNYRNLNPFQFFLDPYTFQEGNPNLRPQFTNSFQITHVFKGAFSTSLGYSRINDVIADQIPKQIASENKTYVTTENLDHQDSYNLTFSIPVTVKKWWTMQNNISAFYNRYRSFYYGADLDLGQFGATVFMTNNFTLPKGYTAELSGFWNSPTQYNLLQAKAQGQISAGFAKSLWNRKASLRVNVNDIFFLNRFAGTVKYQDLNFKINSRWESRQVRVSFTYRFGNQNVKAARQRSTSTDDIRNRANSGQN, encoded by the coding sequence ATGAAAACTTTTAGCAGCTTCATCGCAGCATTCGTTTTGCTTTGTTCCAGTGTGATTGCACAGTCTCCTTCAAAGGGAAAAATCACGGGAGATGTAAAAGAATCAGCAACAAAACCACTTCCTTTCGCCACGGTTTTGTTGCTTAACGCCAAGGACTCTACCCTCGCCAAAGGGGCTATTTCGAGCGAATCTGGCACTTACGAATTTGAAAACATTTCGCTTGGTCGGTATTTGATTTCGGCCACCATGGTAGGTTTTCAAAAATCATTTTCAGCTCCTTTTGAACTAAAAGAAGGCCAACTTAGCCTGAAAGTCCCCTCACTAATCGTTGCTGAAAACACCCAAACGCTACAAGAGGTGAAGGTAGTTTCCAAAAAACCATTTGTAGAACAACAGGTCGATCGCATGGTTGTCAACGTTGAAAACAACATTGGTTCGGCGGGTGGAACTGCCCTCGAAGTACTTGAAAAAGCCCCAGGTGTGACCATCGACCGTCAAAACGACCGCCTCCAGTTTAAAGGTCGCCAAGGGGTGATGGTGATGATTGATGGGAAGTTGCAACAAATTTCGATGCAAGATTTGATGAACATGTTGCAGTCGATGCCGAGTGATAACGTTGAGAAAATTGAACTTATCTCCAACCCTCCTGCCAAGTACGATGCCGCTGGAAATACGGGCCTCATCAACATTGTATTGAAGAAAAACAAAAATTTTGGAACGAACGGAAACTATACTTTGGGTGCTGGCTACGGCCGTTATGAGAAACTAAACGGATCGCTAGGACTCAACTACCGCAATGCCAAATACAATGCGTTTGGAAATGTAAGTGTCTTTCACGGACGCTTCCAAAATACCCAAGACATCGACCGTACGATTGCATTTCAAGACCAAGTTACGTACATGGACCAAAACAGTCCACGCGTAGGAAATCCGCAAAATGTGAGTTTTCGGGGTGGGGTTGACTTTTTTGTCACTAAAAAAACGACCATCGGGGTGTTAGCCACTGGTTTTCTCAACCAGTTTAAAATGAATGGTGTTTCAAAAACGGATTTCCGCGATAAGAACCAAACCCTGACAAGCCGTTTTGAAACCGATACTTACAACCACAACCGTTTGGATAATTATACGGCCAACGTCAATCTTAAACATGATTTAGGACAAGGACGTGAGCTGACTGCCGATGCTGATTACTCGATTTTTAATGGCAACTCTGGCAATGATTTACGTACTACCTACTTCTCTCCTAGCGATGAAATCACCAGCAAGGATGTATTCAGAAACATCATGCCTTCCAACATTCAAATCGCGGGCGCAAAAATTGACTATATCCACCCTCTTAAAAAAGGTAAAATAGAAACAGGTGCTAAAAGTAGCTTTGTGAATACCGACAACGACATGCGCTTTGAAACCCAAGTAGATAACGTTTGGACGCTTGACCCAACTCGCTCTAACCAGTTTATTTACAAAGAAAACATCAATGCTGCCTACCTTAATTATAGCACGTCATTGAACAAAAAAACACAGGTGCAATTGGGCTTCCGCGCCGAGCATACCCATTCGCAAGGTAACTCAGTGACGCTCAACAACGTCGTAGATCGTAACTACGTCAATTTGTTCCCAAGTGTGTTTGTTTCTCGTTCGCTCGATACCAACAACGTACTAAACGTATCTTACAGTCGCCGTATCGACCGTCCCAATTACCGCAATTTGAACCCGTTCCAGTTTTTCCTTGACCCTTATACGTTTCAAGAAGGAAATCCTAATTTGCGTCCACAGTTTACGAATTCGTTCCAAATTACCCACGTTTTCAAAGGCGCATTTTCAACTTCTTTGGGATACAGTCGCATCAACGACGTGATTGCTGACCAAATTCCGAAACAAATTGCGTCAGAAAACAAGACCTACGTAACCACCGAAAACTTAGACCACCAAGACAGTTATAACCTGACCTTTAGTATTCCTGTGACGGTAAAAAAATGGTGGACGATGCAGAATAACATTAGCGCGTTTTATAACCGCTACCGCTCGTTCTACTACGGAGCCGACCTCGACTTGGGACAATTTGGAGCAACGGTATTTATGACCAATAACTTCACTCTACCGAAAGGATATACGGCCGAATTGAGTGGTTTTTGGAACTCTCCAACCCAATATAATCTCTTACAAGCCAAGGCACAAGGACAAATCAGCGCTGGTTTTGCCAAGTCGTTATGGAACCGCAAAGCCTCTCTGCGCGTAAACGTGAACGATATTTTCTTCTTGAACCGCTTTGCAGGAACGGTGAAATACCAAGATTTGAATTTCAAAATAAATTCTCGTTGGGAAAGCCGCCAAGTACGGGTATCATTTACCTATCGTTTCGGAAATCAAAACGTAAAAGCAGCTCGCCAACGTAGCACAAGTACCGACGACATCCGCAACCGCGCCAACTCGGGTCAAAACTAG
- a CDS encoding transcriptional regulator, translated as MPSILIAFLVAFIPAFYVAAQPSAIYHQDIKTDITLPTEAGKNTLKLFQSKDQRICVTSTGIFRFKSGKWSGQKQSIELTNASLDGDGNIWMATARGIYSEKKEKQIPQPPLSPSDTILTLFWETPKQLWVGTNNGLMGWNGQWSPSLYVKESRVNSVAKDAKGQLYVATNRGLWRRTNGRWFNLDESLMAVGNKEMYFALTNYNNEQDMVYSSPWSVGCIANDGNHWVLRATDGLPYGPVTVLAPFANGLWMGTQKGVIKKDRRWQYYHGKRWLPDDQVNDILVVDSLTVWVATPQGIAQIQQQAMTLEEKAKKIEEIIALRHNRRGLVNHSHLKVAGDISTSYLNNEDNDGLWTACYLVAECFHYASTGDSSAKNRAIRTFEALERLEKVSGISGYPARSYALATDPITQSRSPHPKLWHPSPDGQWQWLDDTSSDEITGHIFALPIFYDLVANDEQKERVKQLIKRTVDHIVDHNYHLIDFDGKPTRWGIWHPDSLNHSPNWMYERGLNSLQILSFLKTAFHFTGDEKYEKHYQYLVNQHGYAKNALQAKVFGPFETSHSDDILNFFPYYGLLNYTKADPNRELYLKSLERSWKVVRSDHMPIWNVMASVMLRKDCDVAIALEEIQQFPLDLINWRMENSHRWDLPKDPLISRFRRLQSTKPIPTPESGISRWNTNPKEFDSGDGGKTEDSGSYFLFAYWMGRYYGFW; from the coding sequence ATGCCCTCTATTCTAATCGCTTTTCTCGTCGCTTTTATCCCTGCTTTTTACGTTGCGGCCCAACCCTCAGCTATCTACCACCAAGACATAAAAACCGATATTACGCTTCCTACTGAAGCTGGGAAAAATACGCTAAAGCTTTTTCAGTCGAAAGACCAACGAATCTGCGTTACCTCGACGGGTATTTTTCGGTTCAAATCAGGAAAGTGGAGTGGCCAAAAGCAATCCATTGAATTGACAAACGCTTCATTAGATGGCGATGGAAATATATGGATGGCGACTGCTCGGGGCATTTATTCCGAAAAAAAAGAAAAACAAATCCCCCAACCACCGCTTTCGCCCAGCGATACCATTCTAACCCTTTTTTGGGAAACACCTAAGCAACTTTGGGTGGGTACCAACAACGGCCTAATGGGCTGGAATGGGCAATGGTCACCGTCGCTTTACGTCAAAGAAAGTCGCGTGAATAGCGTAGCCAAAGACGCTAAAGGACAACTTTACGTCGCAACCAACCGTGGACTATGGCGACGTACCAATGGGCGATGGTTTAACCTCGACGAAAGCCTCATGGCCGTAGGAAATAAAGAAATGTATTTTGCCCTGACCAATTACAACAACGAGCAAGACATGGTTTATAGTAGCCCGTGGTCGGTGGGATGTATTGCCAACGACGGAAATCATTGGGTGTTAAGAGCCACCGACGGGCTTCCCTATGGACCTGTTACGGTACTTGCACCTTTCGCAAACGGGCTTTGGATGGGTACACAAAAAGGGGTGATTAAAAAAGATAGGCGCTGGCAATACTACCACGGCAAACGCTGGCTTCCCGACGACCAAGTGAATGACATTTTAGTCGTTGATTCTCTGACGGTTTGGGTAGCAACCCCGCAAGGAATTGCCCAAATTCAGCAACAAGCGATGACCTTGGAAGAAAAAGCAAAAAAGATAGAAGAAATAATTGCGTTACGACATAATCGCCGTGGGCTGGTCAACCATTCTCATCTAAAAGTGGCGGGGGATATTTCGACAAGTTACCTCAACAACGAAGACAACGACGGCTTGTGGACGGCCTGTTATTTGGTCGCCGAATGTTTCCATTATGCCTCCACGGGCGACTCTTCCGCAAAAAACCGAGCCATTCGCACCTTTGAAGCCTTAGAACGACTCGAAAAGGTTTCGGGTATTTCGGGTTATCCTGCTCGTTCGTATGCCTTGGCCACTGACCCCATCACGCAGTCGCGGTCGCCACACCCAAAACTATGGCACCCTTCGCCCGACGGACAGTGGCAATGGTTGGACGACACCAGTTCAGACGAAATCACAGGACATATTTTTGCCTTACCAATTTTTTATGATTTGGTAGCAAACGATGAGCAAAAAGAGCGGGTAAAGCAGCTAATCAAACGCACCGTTGACCATATCGTTGACCACAATTATCACTTGATTGACTTCGATGGTAAACCAACCCGTTGGGGGATTTGGCATCCCGATTCGTTGAATCATTCACCCAATTGGATGTACGAACGGGGGCTCAATTCATTACAAATTTTGTCTTTTCTCAAAACCGCCTTCCACTTTACGGGTGATGAAAAGTACGAAAAACACTATCAATATTTGGTAAATCAACACGGGTATGCCAAAAATGCACTTCAAGCCAAGGTTTTTGGGCCGTTTGAAACCAGCCATTCTGACGATATTCTCAACTTTTTCCCCTACTATGGTTTGCTCAATTACACAAAGGCAGACCCCAACCGCGAACTCTACCTCAAAAGCCTCGAACGAAGCTGGAAAGTCGTTAGGTCTGACCACATGCCTATTTGGAACGTGATGGCAAGTGTGATGCTTCGCAAAGATTGTGATGTAGCGATCGCTTTAGAGGAAATCCAGCAGTTTCCACTCGACTTGATTAATTGGCGAATGGAAAACAGCCATCGGTGGGACCTTCCCAAAGACCCGTTGATAAGCCGCTTTCGACGTCTTCAATCCACCAAGCCCATCCCTACTCCCGAAAGCGGTATCTCACGCTGGAACACCAACCCAAAAGAATTTGATTCGGGCGATGGTGGCAAAACCGAAGACAGTGGTTCATATTTTCTTTTTGCGTATTGGATGGGACGGTATTATGGATTTTGGTAG